A single genomic interval of Mustela nigripes isolate SB6536 chromosome 7, MUSNIG.SB6536, whole genome shotgun sequence harbors:
- the RHOB gene encoding rho-related GTP-binding protein RhoB gives MAAIRKKLVVVGDGACGKTCLLIVFSKDEFPEVYVPTVFENYVADIEVDGKQVELALWDTAGQEDYDRLRPLSYPDTDVILMCFSVDSPDSLENIPEKWVPEVKHFCPNVPIILVANKKDLRSDEHVRTELARMKQEPVRTDDGRAMAVRIQAYDYLECSAKTKEGVREVFETATRAALQKRYGSQNGCINCCKVL, from the coding sequence ATGGCGGCCATCCGCAAGAAGCTGGTGGTGGTGGGCGACGGCGCGTGCGGCAAGACGTGCCTGCTGATCGTGTTCAGTAAGGACGAGTTCCCCGAGGTGTACGTGCCCACCGTCTTCGAGAACTATGTGGCCGACATCGAGGTGGACGGCAAGCAGGTGGAGCTGGCGCTGTGGGACACGGCGGGCCAGGAGGACTACGACCGCTTGCGGCCGCTCTCCTACCCGGACACCGACGTGATCCTCATGTGCTTCTCCGTGGACAGCCCCGATTCGCTGGAGAACATCCCCGAGAAGTGGGTGCCCGAGGTGAAGCACTTCTGCCCCAACGTGCCCATCATCCTGGTGGCCAACAAGAAAGACCTGCGCAGCGACGAGCACGTCCGCACGGAGCTGGCCCGCATGAAGCAGGAACCCGTGCGCACGGATGACGGCCGCGCCATGGCCGTGCGCATCCAAGCCTACGACTACCTCGAGTGCTCGGCCAAGACCAAGGAGGGCGTGCGCGAGGTCTTCGAGACGGCCACGCGCGCCGCGCTGCAGAAGCGCTACGGCTCCCAGAACGGCTGCATCAACTGCTGCAAGGTGCTATGA